One genomic segment of Vibrio quintilis includes these proteins:
- the hemF gene encoding oxygen-dependent coproporphyrinogen oxidase: MMQTDKLAVKKFLLNLQDEICHQMECEDGEAVFEQDLWERKPGERLGGGGRSRIMKDGLVFEQGGVNFSHVTGDEMPASATAHRPELKGRKFEAMGVSLVVHPRNPYIPTSHMNVRFFIAEKEGEQPIWWFGGGFDLTPFYPFEEDCRAWHSVARSICQPFGPEIYEQHKLWCDEYFYLPHRQESRGIGGIFFDDLNQWDFNTCFAYIRAVGAGYSEAYLPIVTKRKALPYGERERQFQLYRRGRYVEFNLVLDRGTLFGLQSGGRTESILMSMPPLVRWEYNYQPEAGSAEAELQDYLQPREW, translated from the coding sequence ATGATGCAGACAGATAAGCTGGCAGTAAAAAAATTTCTGCTGAATTTACAGGATGAGATTTGTCACCAGATGGAATGTGAAGATGGTGAAGCTGTTTTTGAGCAGGATCTATGGGAACGAAAACCCGGTGAACGTTTAGGTGGCGGCGGACGCAGCCGGATAATGAAAGATGGCCTTGTATTTGAACAGGGTGGCGTTAACTTTTCTCATGTAACTGGTGATGAAATGCCAGCTTCTGCGACAGCACACCGCCCTGAACTTAAAGGCAGAAAATTTGAGGCGATGGGGGTCTCTTTGGTTGTTCATCCCCGAAACCCTTATATACCAACATCACATATGAATGTGCGCTTTTTTATCGCAGAAAAAGAAGGCGAGCAACCCATCTGGTGGTTTGGCGGAGGTTTTGACCTGACGCCATTTTATCCATTTGAGGAAGACTGCAGAGCATGGCATTCAGTAGCAAGGTCTATCTGCCAGCCTTTTGGGCCGGAGATTTATGAACAACATAAATTGTGGTGCGATGAATATTTTTATTTACCGCATCGTCAGGAAAGCCGTGGAATTGGCGGAATTTTTTTTGATGATTTGAATCAATGGGATTTCAATACATGTTTTGCTTATATACGTGCCGTCGGAGCTGGATATTCCGAAGCTTACCTTCCAATTGTCACTAAACGAAAAGCACTGCCTTATGGTGAAAGAGAACGCCAGTTTCAGCTTTATCGTCGGGGGCGTTATGTTGAATTTAACCTTGTTTTGGATCGGGGGACTTTATTTGGCTTGCAGTCTGGTGGAAGAACTGAGTCTATTTTAATGTCGATGCCGCCACTCGTACGCTGGGAATACAATTATCAGCCAGAGGCGGGATCAGCAGAGGCCGAATTACAAGATTATCTGCAGCCAAGAGAATGGTGA
- a CDS encoding gamma carbonic anhydrase family protein, which produces MSALRSYKGISPKTGQGVYIDSTSVIVGDVQIGDQSSVWPLVSARGDVNSIKIGERTNIQDGSVLHVTHKNKKNPQGYPLIIGNEVTIGHKVMLHGCIIKNRVLVGMGSILLDGAIIEDEVIIGAGSLVPPGKTLESGYLYLGSPVKQARPLTEDERAFLVKSADNYVQNKNDYLNEIMPVQQD; this is translated from the coding sequence ATGTCGGCTTTAAGAAGTTATAAAGGTATTTCTCCTAAAACAGGTCAAGGCGTCTATATAGATAGCACTTCAGTGATTGTCGGAGATGTACAGATCGGCGATCAATCAAGTGTATGGCCATTAGTTTCCGCCCGTGGAGACGTGAATTCAATTAAAATCGGAGAAAGAACAAATATCCAGGATGGCAGCGTATTACATGTCACACATAAAAATAAGAAAAACCCACAAGGGTATCCTCTTATTATTGGTAATGAAGTGACGATTGGTCATAAAGTCATGCTTCATGGCTGCATCATCAAGAATCGCGTTTTGGTTGGTATGGGCTCAATTCTGCTGGATGGCGCAATCATCGAAGATGAAGTCATCATAGGGGCCGGTAGTTTGGTTCCTCCGGGTAAGACGCTTGAAAGTGGCTATCTGTATCTTGGCAGCCCGGTCAAACAAGCCCGCCCATTGACTGAGGATGAACGGGCATTCCTTGTTAAATCTGCGGACAATTATGTTCAAAACAAAAATGACTACCTGAATGAAATCATGCCAGTTCAACAGGACTGA
- the aroE gene encoding shikimate dehydrogenase, with product MVHLTDRYAVFGNPIQHSKSPFIHTLFARQTNQDMVYTAESAPVDGFQKSVDEFFSQGGKGCNVTVPFKEKAYHFADMVSERARLSGAVNTLKKLDDGGILGDNTDGEGLVFDLLQHQVPIAGANILLIGAGGAARGVVQPLLNQKPASIVITNRTVAKAESLCEIFSPFGNISVKPMSDIKSGFDIIINSTSASLSGQLPEISDCIFGENSVSYDMMYGKGKTIFNQWAVENGCAHAYDGLGMLVGQAAESFMLWRGIRPGTRQVLSELRRNLEGAV from the coding sequence ATGGTTCATTTAACCGATCGATATGCTGTGTTTGGTAATCCGATTCAGCATAGTAAATCTCCGTTTATACACACACTTTTTGCTCGCCAGACAAATCAGGATATGGTTTATACCGCTGAGTCAGCGCCTGTTGATGGCTTTCAGAAATCAGTGGATGAGTTTTTCTCTCAAGGTGGAAAAGGATGTAACGTAACAGTTCCTTTCAAAGAAAAAGCTTATCATTTTGCAGATATGGTTTCTGAAAGAGCCCGGTTGTCCGGAGCTGTCAATACACTGAAAAAGTTAGATGATGGCGGCATTCTTGGGGATAACACAGACGGGGAAGGGTTAGTTTTTGACTTATTACAGCATCAGGTACCAATTGCCGGAGCAAACATTCTGTTGATTGGTGCCGGAGGTGCAGCTCGGGGAGTGGTACAGCCTTTATTGAATCAGAAACCAGCATCTATCGTTATTACAAATCGCACTGTAGCTAAGGCTGAGAGTTTATGTGAAATATTTAGTCCTTTCGGAAATATTTCAGTAAAGCCAATGAGTGATATCAAATCCGGGTTTGATATTATCATTAATTCTACATCAGCAAGTTTGAGTGGTCAGTTACCTGAAATATCTGACTGTATATTTGGTGAAAACAGTGTGTCTTATGACATGATGTATGGGAAAGGGAAGACGATTTTCAATCAATGGGCCGTAGAAAATGGTTGTGCGCATGCCTATGATGGTTTGGGAATGCTGGTTGGTCAGGCTGCTGAAAGTTTTATGTTGTGGCGGGGGATTCGGCCCGGAACCCGGCAGGTTCTCAGTGAATTACGGCGCAACCTCGAAGGTGCTGTATGA
- a CDS encoding DUF1488 family protein: MNQSVIFPDIQSWCDDTQKVCFPAQQSGNLIECFISLPALKKISGQSTVDSNNALDVFVQYRFDIEEIAESEIENDHYNEQGYIEI; the protein is encoded by the coding sequence ATGAATCAATCAGTGATTTTTCCAGACATTCAATCATGGTGTGATGACACGCAGAAAGTTTGTTTTCCTGCACAACAATCCGGTAATCTCATTGAATGTTTCATCTCATTACCTGCCCTGAAAAAAATTTCAGGGCAATCAACTGTCGATAGCAATAATGCGCTGGATGTTTTTGTTCAATACCGTTTCGATATAGAAGAGATAGCAGAAAGTGAAATAGAAAACGATCACTATAATGAGCAAGGGTATATCGAGATTTAG